The window TGATATGGCGAACAACGGCAGAACCGATAAAACCGGCTCCACCGGTTACAAGAATTTTCATAAGCGTTTTTTACTTTTCTATTGGATGAAATGTTCACCAGAACGCAGGCTCTGCTGTCCTGTTGTTAGTGCATTAGCGAGTACGTATATTCCTTCGCATTATTCGCCAGTGTCTGACGCTTTTGCCCGGAATTGACCAGCAGCGACAACGCCTCGATCCACTTTTGCGGATCGTTGTTCAGCAGCACGCCATTGATATTTTGTTCGATAAAATCACTGTACGGGGCGCAATTGCTGTAAACCCCCACCGCCCCCATGCGCACGAAATCATAAAATTTTACCGGCCCGCGCGCCATATTAAATTCCGACTCCAGTAACGGGGCCAGACCAATATCAACCCGGTGATGCTGAGTATAATCCAGATAGTTCTGCCAGCTCATCGGGTGTAATACCGTCACCCGCGGTAAGTCGCGGTAAAGCTTATAGATTTCGTGCTCGCCAAAAATTTCGAAGCTGGCCTGCGGGCACTGCTTCAGCACGCCCTCAACCACTTCCCGCAGCCAGTATTTTTCTGCCTGGTGCGAGCTGGAGCCGTGATAGGCAATTTTTACCGGCCGGGTCACGGCCAGCAGTCGTGGCGTAGGCTGGGCGGGCACCACATCGGGATTCAGGTGCGCATATTTGTTAGCCAGATACGGCGTCGAGACCCAGATGGTGTCGCAATGGGTTGTGATCCAGCGGTGCTGCGCCGCCGAGCGTCGAATGATTTTCGTCCGGTAGGCCTTGGGCAATGCCGTTAAGGCTGACGGATCGAACAGGTCGTCATCCATAAAATAGACCACCTGGGAGAGGTCATCGATATTGCGCACAATCTCGCGCTGCCACTCTGAGGAGACAAAACGAATGACCACGATGGCGGTCCCTTTATCCACTTCGATGGACGGCGTGGTTAAGGTATCCACCAGCTGGCACACCGCGCCGGGAAAACGACTTCTGATCGCCGCTTCAAAATAGGCCAGCGTCGGGGAGTCTCCTTCATGCAGGATCAGCAGCGAGCGGCACTCAGCCCACTTGTCCGGCTGCGTCTCGTTGCTCTGCTTATTCAACTTCAGATACGGTTTAAAGAGTGCCTTTCTGATCAGTTCGTCCATGGCAACACCACATTAGGAGTATGACTTAACGAGAAATCGGGTCGGTCGTAGCTCAGGTTGGGATTGTATGCGGGATCGTGCTTAAGCCGCTGCGCCCAGCGTTTTTTCATGTAGCGCAGTTCACCCTGGGAGCGCGCCAGCTGTTCCGGCGTGACGTCCTTGCCGCGGGAGACCGACTCATGATGGTACAACTCGGCAAAGGGGGTCCAGACGATCCGCCAGCCTGCCTCCCCGACCCGCAGACAGTAATCCACGTCGTTGAAGGCCACCGGCAGATTGACCTCATCTAAGCCGTTCAGGGACAAAAAGAGCTGGCGAGGGGTGAGCAGACAGGCCGCCGTTACCGCTGACAGCTCCTGCGCGCTCACCGCTCTGCGCTGGTAGCCCGGTTCATCGGCGGCCAGCCCACTGTGAAAGTGATCGGCACAGCCACCTGGCCCCACCGCGTCACCCGCATGCTGCACCCGGCCATCGCCGTAAAAGAGCCTCGCCCCGACGATCCCGACGCCCGGACGCAGCAGGTGCGAGACCATCTCATCCAGCCACAACGGGTTAATCACTTCGGTATCATTATTGAGCAGGCAGATAAGTTCGCCTGTAGCCTCGCGCACTCCGGCATTGTTGATGGCGGAGTAATTAAACGGACGATCCCAGGCGATAACCCGGACCCCGTACGCCTGGGTGATCTGTTCGAAATAAGCCAGAGTTTCCGGGTCGTCGCTCTGGTTATCCATCACCATGATTTCGATATTCGGATAACGGGTGTGCTGCACCAGGCTTTCAATGCACGGCCTGAGATGCGCCAGACCATTGCGGGTGGGAATAATCACCGATACCCGCGGCAGTTCTGCCGGGAGCGGCCAGCGCCAGCGGCAGATGCCGTGCGGAGCCGACTCCAGCGTCACCCCGACGGGCAGGTCCTGCAACAGGCTTGCCAGGGTTTCATACCCGTCCTGCTGCGGGAGACTGTCCGGGATATGCATCAGCAGGGCAGGGATGTGCGCGATATCTTTCGGTGCAAGCTGGTGGGCCAGCCGCAACCATCCGCGATAGCTCTCGGCCCCATCCTGCGGGATGGCAGACATGCCCTGTTCCCGCCAGAGGCCACACCAGCCGATATAGTTCTGGCTGTGCAGCAGGGTTTCGTTCCAGTCCGGCTTGAAGTCCGGTGAGTGGCGCTTGCCTTTCTCATCCAGCAGATCGTGATCGCCGTAGATCCATTTTGCATCCGGGGTCTGGCGCAGCTGGTGCGCCAGCCACACGAACGCGGACGGGGCCAGTTCAGCCCCCTCGGGGATGGCCCACTGCCATTCGCCCGC of the Leclercia sp. AS011 genome contains:
- a CDS encoding glycosyltransferase family 1 protein, which encodes MDELIRKALFKPYLKLNKQSNETQPDKWAECRSLLILHEGDSPTLAYFEAAIRSRFPGAVCQLVDTLTTPSIEVDKGTAIVVIRFVSSEWQREIVRNIDDLSQVVYFMDDDLFDPSALTALPKAYRTKIIRRSAAQHRWITTHCDTIWVSTPYLANKYAHLNPDVVPAQPTPRLLAVTRPVKIAYHGSSSHQAEKYWLREVVEGVLKQCPQASFEIFGEHEIYKLYRDLPRVTVLHPMSWQNYLDYTQHHRVDIGLAPLLESEFNMARGPVKFYDFVRMGAVGVYSNCAPYSDFIEQNINGVLLNNDPQKWIEALSLLVNSGQKRQTLANNAKEYTYSLMH
- a CDS encoding glycosyltransferase family 2 protein — protein: MQSDYHWHPLALPDTSLSRAGWFLIQGTLRARQPRGETRLRWQCQDSWHEQILPITRRGTLQELVWLPIGACQVGLLASSEGAECELNITRFAQVSAGKSLWRRLRRVWPFYQRLNAQKRKRLGLSWHLWFTDLQQAYDLVGKIRDDRPLHAYEHWLANFDTVQPGERRLIDRLLTRWGNLPRVCLHLVNGGDEAARQRTLASIAALCYPATHITVLEQPPATARPAGEWQWAIPEGAELAPSAFVWLAHQLRQTPDAKWIYGDHDLLDEKGKRHSPDFKPDWNETLLHSQNYIGWCGLWREQGMSAIPQDGAESYRGWLRLAHQLAPKDIAHIPALLMHIPDSLPQQDGYETLASLLQDLPVGVTLESAPHGICRWRWPLPAELPRVSVIIPTRNGLAHLRPCIESLVQHTRYPNIEIMVMDNQSDDPETLAYFEQITQAYGVRVIAWDRPFNYSAINNAGVREATGELICLLNNDTEVINPLWLDEMVSHLLRPGVGIVGARLFYGDGRVQHAGDAVGPGGCADHFHSGLAADEPGYQRRAVSAQELSAVTAACLLTPRQLFLSLNGLDEVNLPVAFNDVDYCLRVGEAGWRIVWTPFAELYHHESVSRGKDVTPEQLARSQGELRYMKKRWAQRLKHDPAYNPNLSYDRPDFSLSHTPNVVLPWTN